In a genomic window of Lycium ferocissimum isolate CSIRO_LF1 chromosome 9, AGI_CSIRO_Lferr_CH_V1, whole genome shotgun sequence:
- the LOC132030892 gene encoding mediator of RNA polymerase II transcription subunit 20a-like codes for MFCFFPLHFFQVYFQDSIILSSKKNQRAEGSVSAINNMPIKWVLHWRPNAGTTVNSQIVNEVSQCVESINGIKQGRWKATLSFYKPMLREQANTMEFPRDFLGISLQEQPNKYYFVIRGQRMILEAESSIQTIMEKLQSYKTRVALNFEGFQYQLGDFQLRVGKVVPIHSESLRGIVMEMEYLPISSWEKSHQIMGEFFDIWQEALGKRSLPGHFVHIEPSFSEFGLSDQYTSQHTAVQYASIMAQMIATVQPAQAVRN; via the exons ATGTTTTGCTTTTTccctttacatttttttcaGGTGTATTTTCAAGATTCCATAATTCTTTCCTCCAAGAAGAACCAAAGGGCTGAGGGAAGTGTATCTGCAATCAACAATATGCCAATCAAATG GGTTTTGCACTGGCGACCAAATGCAGGGACAACAGTGAACAGTCAAATAGTGAATGAAGTATCTCAATGTGTTGAAAGTATTAATGGTATTAAACAAGGAAGATGGAAAGCTACTCTTAGCTTTTATAAACCCATGCTTAGAG AACAAGCAAATACAATGGAGTTTCCCCGAGATTTTTTAGGGATTTCGCTTCAAGAACAGCCCAACAAGTATTACTTTGTAATTAGAGGACAACGGATGATCTTGGAAGCAGAGTCATCAATTCAGACGATAATGGAGAAGTTGCAGTCTTACAAAACGAGGGTTGCACTTAATTTTGAG GGGTTTCAATATCAACTTGGTGACTTCCAGCTGCGAGTGGGCAAAGTTGTTCCAATCCACTCTGAGAGCTTGAGGGGAATAGTTATGGAG ATGGAATATCTTCCGATTTCCTCATGGGAGAAATCACACCAGATTATGGGTGAATTCTTCGACATATGGCAGGAAGCTCTTGGAAAAAGATCATTACCAGGTCATTTTGTGCACATTGAACCAAGTTTTTCCGAGTTTGGCCTCTCTGATCAATACACTTCACAGCACACAGCTGTACAGTATGCTAGCATCATGGCTCAAATGATAGCAACAGTTCAACCAGCACAAGCAGTTAGAAATTAG
- the LOC132031925 gene encoding probable disease resistance protein At1g52660, with product MNLDLFDEVDEQRRAAKLNRAFRKRKNIVIILDDVYGRLSLEKLGDPLGVEGCRLILTTCSYEVCLKMGCKKLLEVKKLNTDDAWELFTKSLGCETVLSPNIEKIAKKMAIKCEGLPLGLITLAGRMRGVTDIREWNNALTKL from the coding sequence ATGAATCTTGATCTTTTCGATGAGGTTGATGAGCAAAGAAGGGCAGCCAAATTAAACAGGGCATTCAGAAAAAGGAAGAACATTGTTATCATATTGGATGATGTCTACGGTCGCCTTAGCTTGGAGAAGTTGGGTGACCCTCTTGGTGTGGAAGGCTGTAGACTGATTCTAACTACTTGCTCTTATGAAGTCTGCCTAAAGATGGGTTGTAAAAAACTACTTGAAGTGAAGAAACTCAATACTGATGATGCTTGGGAGTTGTTCACGAAGAGTCTAGGATGTGAGACTGTGCTTAGTCCAAATATTGAGAAAATTGCCAAAAAAATGGCAATAAAGTGCGAGGGCTTGCCACTTGGGCTCATCACTTTGGCGGGAAGAATGAGAGGGGTGACTGACATAAGGGAGTGGAATAACGCCTTGACAAAGTTATGA
- the LOC132030893 gene encoding probable disease resistance protein At5g63020: protein MGYLYIMSSLVCVLRVFFREFCKIMDICIEKISDVFVEKVIDFSIKDFRGISNFDENLKTLERNIKQLSDKAADVKIEVKNQERFGKKRKREIDSWFNDVMNVCALKEEVTRGEIDPGALEKMNGRARELLEQSKHFGTLVHDMYEREECLLLVPEVHEEISKQNVEDIWTWLQDNNVSSIGIHGEKGVGKTTLAKHIHNRLLEKTHYQVCWVAL, encoded by the exons ATGGGATATCTGTACATCATGTCTTCTTTGGTCTGTGTACTTCGAGTTTTCTTCAG aGAATTTTGTAAGATCATGGACATTTGTATTGAGAAGATATCTGACGTTTTTGTTGAGAAGGTAATTGATTTTAGCATAAAGGATTTTAGAGGTATTAGTAactttgatgagaatttgaaaacTCTGGAAAGAAATATAAAGCAATTATCAGATAAAGCAGCCGATGTGAAGATAGAGGTTAAGAACCAAGAGCGATTTGGGAAGAAGaggaaaagagaaattgattctTGGTTTAACGATGTTATGAATGTCTGTGCCTTAAAAGAAGAAGTAACAAGAGGGGAGATAGATCCAGGTGCTTTGGAGAAGATGAATGGAAGGGCTAGAGAACTTCTTGAgcaaagtaaacattttggcacCCTCGTACATGATATGTATGAGCGCGAGGAGTGTCTACTGCTGGTGCCTGAAGTTCACGAGGAAATATCAAAACAAAATGTAGAAGACATTTGGACGTGGTTACAGGATAATAATGTCTCAAGCATCGGTATACATGGTGAGAAAGGTGTGGGCAAAACAACTTTGGCAAAGCATATACATAATCGTCTTCTTGAGAAGACTCATTATCAAGTCTGTTGGGTTGCCCTCTAG